The Qipengyuania aurantiaca genome contains the following window.
TCCGGCCGCGCCCAAGCCCAAGCGCCGCAAGGCGGCTGCTCCGAAGAGCAACGACCCGCTGCCTCCGGGCGCGTAATGCGGAACTGACAGGACACCAGGGAGAGAGGGTGTCGGCGGGGCGCGGGGAGAAATCTCCGCGCCCCCTTTTCGTTGTGCGCCCCCTTCTTTGTGCTACGTCCTGATTTGCAACCGGAAGAGAGGGCCAGACATGAGCGAATTCGGATTCGAAAGCACGGCGGACGAGGTGCTGGCGGACAAGGACCTGAAGGGCCGCACCGCGCTCATCACCGGCGGCTATTCCGGCCTCGGGCAGGAAACGGCCCGTGCGATGGCCGCGAGGGGCGCGCACATCATCCTTTCCGGCCGCGACGCGACCAAGCTGTCCGCCGCCGCCGACGAACTTGCCACCGCGACCGGCGCCAAGGTCGATACGCTGGTCTGCAACCTCGCCTCGCTCGACAGCGTGCGCAAGGCAGGCAAGGAAGCCAGCGAACGTTTCGAGAAGATCGACCTGCTCATCAACAACGCGGGCGTCATGGCCTGCGACGAGGCGAAGACCGACGACGGTTTCGAGATGCAGTTCGGGACCAACCATCTCGGCCACTTCCTGCTCACCAATCTGCTCATGCCGCTGGTCGAAAAGGGCGAGCGCCCGCGCATCGTCAATTTGTCGAGCCGCGGCCACCACATCGCGCCGGTCGATTTCGACGATCCCAATTTCGAGAACCGCGCCTACGACAAATGGGTGAGCTACGGCCAGTCGAAGACCGCCAACGTCCTTTTCGCCGTTGGGCTGGAAGAGCGGCTCGCGGGCAAGGGCATCCACGCCTACGCTCTGCATCCCGGCGGCATCCACACAAATCTCGGCCGCCACATGAGCGAGGAAGACGTCGCCAATCTGATGGCGCGCATCCGGAAGGCCGCCGAAGAACGCGGCGAGGAGCCGCAGCCTTTCAAGACAATCCCGCAAGGCGCGGCGACCACCTGCTGGGTCGCCACAACCGACGAACTGGAAGGCGCTGGCGGCCTCTATTGCGAGGACTGCCACGTCGCCAACGAGGATAATGAGGACACCGGCGGCGGCGTGCGCAGCTATGCGATCGACAAGGACAAGGCGGACCGGCTCTGGACGATGAGCGAGGAGATGGTCGGCCAGTCTTTCGCCTATTGAGCAGGCACCTGTAACCTTTCCGGCCACCCGTCCGAACACCGGTCCAGCACGCTTTGGTGCAGGAGATGGTCGATGATTGCCGATGAAGCCAGCTTGGCGCAGATGATGACCGCCGCCCAGAAGGGCGATGCGGCCACGTACCGCGCCTTGCTGGCCGAAGTGCAGCTCTGGCTCGAACGCTATTACCGTCGGCGCGTCCCGCCCTCCCAATTGGACGACCTCGTGCAGGACGTGCTCCTGGCGGTGCATAAGAAGCGCGCCACCTGGGATAACCGCCGCGCCTTCTATCCCTGGCTTGCCGCCATCGCCCGCTATCGCTGGGTCGATCACCTGCGCAAGGTCTATCGCTCCGCCGAAGACGAGCTGGGCGATCACGATGTGCCCGAAGACAGCGAGGAAGAAGCGGTGATGGCGCGGATGAGCCTGGAGCGGCTGTTCGTCCACCTGCCCGACAAGCAGGCGCAGGCCATCGAACTTGTCAAGATCGAAGGGCTGAGCATCGCCGAAGCCTCCCAGCGAACCGGCCAGAGCGAAAGCCTGGTCAAAGTGAATATCCATCGCGGACTGAAGAAGCTGTCCGCGCTCGTAGAAAAGGCTGAATAGAATGAACCGGGTCTCCACCCCCCTGATCGACGCTCTGGCGCAGGATCTCGCGCCCGTCCGCCCGATCCGCCTGTCGCACGGCATCGCGCTGGTGGCGCTGGCTGCCATCGGCACCGTCGTCCTCGTCGAGCTGATCGAAGGGCTATGGCGCGGCATCATGGAGGGCGCACCCTCAGTCGAATTCTTCATGACCAACGGCATGCTCGGCCTGCTGGGTGCAGCCTCCGCCTACGCCGTCCTGCGCATGGCGACGCCCCATGTCGGCAACAGCCACGAGGGGGCGCGCTGGTCTGCCGGAATGCTGGCGCTGCTGCCGCTCACCGCGCTGGTCATGCTCGGCTTCGGCAGGTTCGCCGCCGCGCTGACGCAGGATATGTATGGGCTAGGTTGTTTCGTTGCGGGAAGCGCCTTCGGGCTCGTCACCGCCAGCGCGCTGACCCTCTGGTTGCGGCGCGGTGCGCCTGTGTCGCTTAAATCCGCAGGCACCTATGCCGGCATTGCAGCCGGCGCGATCGGCAGCTTCGCCTTCGGCCTCGCCTGCCCGGTGGACGATATCGGCCACCTCGGCATCTGGCACGTCGCGCCGGTGGTGCTCTCCGGCCTCGTCGGCCGCTTCGCCATCCCGCCCTTGGTCCGCTGGTAGGCTAGAGCCAGCGCAGCCGACGGAAGACCACGATCAGCGCGACGAACAGGAATCCGCAGAGCATCACCA
Protein-coding sequences here:
- a CDS encoding SDR family NAD(P)-dependent oxidoreductase; this translates as MSEFGFESTADEVLADKDLKGRTALITGGYSGLGQETARAMAARGAHIILSGRDATKLSAAADELATATGAKVDTLVCNLASLDSVRKAGKEASERFEKIDLLINNAGVMACDEAKTDDGFEMQFGTNHLGHFLLTNLLMPLVEKGERPRIVNLSSRGHHIAPVDFDDPNFENRAYDKWVSYGQSKTANVLFAVGLEERLAGKGIHAYALHPGGIHTNLGRHMSEEDVANLMARIRKAAEERGEEPQPFKTIPQGAATTCWVATTDELEGAGGLYCEDCHVANEDNEDTGGGVRSYAIDKDKADRLWTMSEEMVGQSFAY
- a CDS encoding sigma-70 family RNA polymerase sigma factor, producing the protein MIADEASLAQMMTAAQKGDAATYRALLAEVQLWLERYYRRRVPPSQLDDLVQDVLLAVHKKRATWDNRRAFYPWLAAIARYRWVDHLRKVYRSAEDELGDHDVPEDSEEEAVMARMSLERLFVHLPDKQAQAIELVKIEGLSIAEASQRTGQSESLVKVNIHRGLKKLSALVEKAE
- a CDS encoding DUF1109 domain-containing protein codes for the protein MNRVSTPLIDALAQDLAPVRPIRLSHGIALVALAAIGTVVLVELIEGLWRGIMEGAPSVEFFMTNGMLGLLGAASAYAVLRMATPHVGNSHEGARWSAGMLALLPLTALVMLGFGRFAAALTQDMYGLGCFVAGSAFGLVTASALTLWLRRGAPVSLKSAGTYAGIAAGAIGSFAFGLACPVDDIGHLGIWHVAPVVLSGLVGRFAIPPLVRW